One window of Choristoneura fumiferana chromosome 13, NRCan_CFum_1, whole genome shotgun sequence genomic DNA carries:
- the Muc91C gene encoding mucin 91C isoform X2, whose protein sequence is MVHLKSIMLAALLVAAATATPRRSKHYKRDAPLSSSYLPPSSGGGRPSSSYGAPAPRPSSSYGAPAPSSSYGAPAPRPSSSYGAPAPRPSSSYGAPAPSSSYGAPASRPSSSYGAPAPSSSYGAPAPSSSYGAPAPSSSYGAPAPRPSSSYGAPARPPATSYGVPTGPSTSYGAPAPKPSSSYGAPAPRPSSSYGAPAPSSSYGAPAPSSSYGAPAPAPSSSYGAPPSSSYGAPASPPSSSYGAPSSAPSSSYGAPSGGHGSSGSSGFGGSAFGGGSGFGGGSGFGGSSGFGSSAPSSSYGAPSPPSSSYGAPASAPSSSYGAPSSGGFSGGFSSGGHSSGGGFSSGGGSGGYSSGGSGGYSSGGSGGYSSGSSGGHGGGFSSGGFGGGSGGYSSGGGSGGYSSGGSGGHGGGSGGYSSGVPATISQGYDSNGGYTY, encoded by the exons ATGGTGCACCTCAAATCTATT ATGTTAGCAGCGCTGCTGGTGGCGGCAGCGACGGCGACGCCGCGGCGAAGCAAGCACTACAAACGAGACG CGCCGCTGAGCTCGTCGTACCTGCCCCCGTCGAGCGGCGGAGGACGCCCCTCCTCGTCGTACGGCGCCCCCGCGCCCCGGCCCTCCAGCAGCTACGGGGCCCCCGCCCCCTCGTCCAGCTACGGAGCGCCCGCGCCCCGGCCCTCGTCTAGCTACGGCGCGCCAGCACCAAGGCCATCAAGCAGTTATGGGGCCCCAGCTCCATCATCTAGCTACGGCGCACCAGCATCAAGGCCTTCGAGCAGCTACGGAGCTCCAGCTCCTTCATCTAGCTACGGCGCTCCTGCTCCGTCGTCGAGCTACGGTGCACCCGCCCCCTCATCAAGCTACGGCGCCCCCGCCCCGCGACCCTCATCCAGCTATGGAGCACCCGCAAGACCGCCAGCGACTAGCTACGGCGTACCCACTGGACCCTCTACTTCTTACGGTGCTCCGGCCCCTAAACCTTCAAGCAGTTATGGAGCGCCCGCTCCCAGACCCTCTAGCAGCTACGGTGCTCCCGCTCCATCAAGCTCGTACGGTGCTCCAGCCCCATCAAGCTCCTATGGTGCCCCTGCCCCGGCTCCCTCGAGCTCCTACGGCGCTCCCCCGTCAAGCTCTTACGGCGCTCCCGCCTCGCCTCCTTCTAGCTCCTACGGCGCACCTTCCTCCGCTCCGTCATCCTCGTACGGCGCCCCATCCGGCGGACACGGTAGCAGCGGCAGCAGCGGCTTCGGTGGTAGCGCCTTTGGCGGTGGCAGCGGATTTGGCGGTGGTAGCGGGTTCGGCGGCAGCAGTGGATTCGGTAGCAGCGCCCCCTCGTCCAGCTACGGCGCGCCATCGCCACCCTCAAGCAGCTACGGAGCACCAGCATCCGCTCCTTCAAGCAGCTATGGAGCACCTAGCTCGGGAGGATTCTCTGGTGGCTTTTCGTCaggcggtcactctagcggcggTGGATTCTCGTCCGGTGGCGGCTCCGGAGGCTACTCTTCAGGTGGATCAGGGGGTTACTCTTCGGGAGGCTCGGGAGGCTACAGCTCGGGTAGTTCAGGTGGCCATGGAGGTGGCTTTAGCTCGGGTGGTTTCGGCGGTGGCTCCGGCGGCTACAGCTCAGGCGGTGGCTCGGGAGGCTACAGCTCCGGTGGATCGGGTGGTCACGGCGGCGGCTCCGGCGGGTATTCCAGCGGCGTTCCGGCCACCATCAGCCAGGGCTACGACTCCAACGGCGGCTACACCTACTAG
- the Muc91C gene encoding mucin 91C isoform X1, giving the protein MVHLKSIMLAALLVAAATATPRRSKHYKRDAPPIPLHIAPLSSSYLPPSSGGGRPSSSYGAPAPRPSSSYGAPAPSSSYGAPAPRPSSSYGAPAPRPSSSYGAPAPSSSYGAPASRPSSSYGAPAPSSSYGAPAPSSSYGAPAPSSSYGAPAPRPSSSYGAPARPPATSYGVPTGPSTSYGAPAPKPSSSYGAPAPRPSSSYGAPAPSSSYGAPAPSSSYGAPAPAPSSSYGAPPSSSYGAPASPPSSSYGAPSSAPSSSYGAPSGGHGSSGSSGFGGSAFGGGSGFGGGSGFGGSSGFGSSAPSSSYGAPSPPSSSYGAPASAPSSSYGAPSSGGFSGGFSSGGHSSGGGFSSGGGSGGYSSGGSGGYSSGGSGGYSSGSSGGHGGGFSSGGFGGGSGGYSSGGGSGGYSSGGSGGHGGGSGGYSSGVPATISQGYDSNGGYTY; this is encoded by the exons ATGGTGCACCTCAAATCTATT ATGTTAGCAGCGCTGCTGGTGGCGGCAGCGACGGCGACGCCGCGGCGAAGCAAGCACTACAAACGAGACG ctcCTCCTATCCCTTTGCATATAGCGCCGCTGAGCTCGTCGTACCTGCCCCCGTCGAGCGGCGGAGGACGCCCCTCCTCGTCGTACGGCGCCCCCGCGCCCCGGCCCTCCAGCAGCTACGGGGCCCCCGCCCCCTCGTCCAGCTACGGAGCGCCCGCGCCCCGGCCCTCGTCTAGCTACGGCGCGCCAGCACCAAGGCCATCAAGCAGTTATGGGGCCCCAGCTCCATCATCTAGCTACGGCGCACCAGCATCAAGGCCTTCGAGCAGCTACGGAGCTCCAGCTCCTTCATCTAGCTACGGCGCTCCTGCTCCGTCGTCGAGCTACGGTGCACCCGCCCCCTCATCAAGCTACGGCGCCCCCGCCCCGCGACCCTCATCCAGCTATGGAGCACCCGCAAGACCGCCAGCGACTAGCTACGGCGTACCCACTGGACCCTCTACTTCTTACGGTGCTCCGGCCCCTAAACCTTCAAGCAGTTATGGAGCGCCCGCTCCCAGACCCTCTAGCAGCTACGGTGCTCCCGCTCCATCAAGCTCGTACGGTGCTCCAGCCCCATCAAGCTCCTATGGTGCCCCTGCCCCGGCTCCCTCGAGCTCCTACGGCGCTCCCCCGTCAAGCTCTTACGGCGCTCCCGCCTCGCCTCCTTCTAGCTCCTACGGCGCACCTTCCTCCGCTCCGTCATCCTCGTACGGCGCCCCATCCGGCGGACACGGTAGCAGCGGCAGCAGCGGCTTCGGTGGTAGCGCCTTTGGCGGTGGCAGCGGATTTGGCGGTGGTAGCGGGTTCGGCGGCAGCAGTGGATTCGGTAGCAGCGCCCCCTCGTCCAGCTACGGCGCGCCATCGCCACCCTCAAGCAGCTACGGAGCACCAGCATCCGCTCCTTCAAGCAGCTATGGAGCACCTAGCTCGGGAGGATTCTCTGGTGGCTTTTCGTCaggcggtcactctagcggcggTGGATTCTCGTCCGGTGGCGGCTCCGGAGGCTACTCTTCAGGTGGATCAGGGGGTTACTCTTCGGGAGGCTCGGGAGGCTACAGCTCGGGTAGTTCAGGTGGCCATGGAGGTGGCTTTAGCTCGGGTGGTTTCGGCGGTGGCTCCGGCGGCTACAGCTCAGGCGGTGGCTCGGGAGGCTACAGCTCCGGTGGATCGGGTGGTCACGGCGGCGGCTCCGGCGGGTATTCCAGCGGCGTTCCGGCCACCATCAGCCAGGGCTACGACTCCAACGGCGGCTACACCTACTAG